GAGCTAAGAACGTCATCCCAAATCTGCTCTGCCGACGGCGATCCGCCGCCGCCGAGATTATTGACCAACGGGTGACCGTTAAAGATCTCGACCAGAGTGATATTCTTCAGCTGTTTTATTTCAGCAGCCGTCAATGCCCATCCGAAATTTGGATGGTTCAGTTGTGGTACGCCTCCTTTTGCTCGAACATCGTCGATGTTCTTTTGAAGCGTTGCAACCGAACCGGCGAGCGCGTTGGGCATGACGACCGAGTCGATCCCGAGGGCGTTGATGTGAAGCGGCTTACTATCGAATCTGTCGGTGACTTCCTGGCCGCTGATCACGACGAACGAACCGGCCTTGCCGAACAGCTCGTTCAAGACCCCAACGTTCGTAATGTACTCGTGATCGGTAATGAAGACGAAATTGTACCCGTGCTCGCGATACCACTTAACGACATCATAAGGCGTCGAATCGCCATCGCTATTCAGCGTATGGGTATGAGTATTTCCTTTGAACCATCTTTGCTTTTCGGGGGCCGCCGTCTGTGAAAGAGCTGCTACGCACACTACAAACGACAGGGTGATCAAGACCATAAAGCGCCGCATTGTTAAGTGGCCTCCTGTTTCGGCGATAGTTCAAAGCAGTTGAGGATCCTTGATGTATCGCGGTCAAAATTCTCTGCAGCTCGAATATTGTTGTCAAACCATTGCTGTTCGTAATACGCCGGGTCGAAGTCGAGCACATTTACAAATGCCGAGATCTTCAGCAAAACGATTGCCTTTTGCGAAAGCTCTCCACGTTCTTTGACGAAACCGCTTCTCACCTCGAGATCCGCCCTGGTGTATTTGTAGTCGAAGGAACGATCTAGTGACGCACCGATCGGCGGTTGAAAAAACAGCCAGTTCTCGATCAGATATTCGAGCCGGTCGTCCTTCAGCCTGAGATTGAAATGTGGCAGGCGCCGTCTTTCATTCGCACCGCTTTCCCTGTGGCCTTCG
The DNA window shown above is from Chloracidobacterium sp. and carries:
- a CDS encoding PHP domain-containing protein — encoded protein: MRRFMVLITLSFVVCVAALSQTAAPEKQRWFKGNTHTHTLNSDGDSTPYDVVKWYREHGYNFVFITDHEYITNVGVLNELFGKAGSFVVISGQEVTDRFDSKPLHINALGIDSVVMPNALAGSVATLQKNIDDVRAKGGVPQLNHPNFGWALTAAEIKQLKNITLVEIFNGHPLVNNLGGGGSPSAEQIWDDVLSSGRVMYGIADDDSHYFKRPGDKTAPLPGQAWVYVRASELTPTAVLSALDRGDFYASTGVELEEYSADGSGIALKIKEQRGSKYRIEFIGRGGRVFAESAQSPATYRFKGNELYVRAKVYESNGKLAWTQPIFVNR